A single Curtobacterium sp. MCSS17_015 DNA region contains:
- a CDS encoding ATPase, T2SS/T4P/T4SS family, whose amino-acid sequence MHRHRAPFLPGSPRLAQGRRGTSLIDFEELAPLVADRRVTDVLVLGGRGVWTDRGTGLDVVPGLVLSEQRTRDLARELVARGGRHVDESTPCADVRHGDGIRVHAVLAPVSVHGTALSIRLPEDERPTIDRMADSGFFQRVPRRVVDRAVHERRNVLVTGATGSGKTTLLAAMLAMVPPDERIITVEDVAELRIDHPHVVALEARQANAEGAGGLGLERLLREALRMRPDRIVVGECRGPEIRELTSALNTGHDGGAGTVHANGLTDVAARLEALGALAGLGAEPLARQAASAFDLVLHVERRHGVRALAAVGRLGVDPSGRLEVTTVDAVPGTVGSGRRARVAPAAGVTATGAGAGRSA is encoded by the coding sequence ATGCACCGGCATCGCGCTCCCTTCCTGCCCGGCTCGCCTCGTCTCGCCCAGGGACGGCGCGGCACGTCGCTGATCGACTTCGAGGAGCTGGCGCCCCTGGTCGCGGACCGGCGGGTGACGGACGTGCTGGTGCTGGGCGGTCGAGGGGTGTGGACGGACCGGGGCACGGGGCTCGACGTCGTGCCGGGCCTGGTCTTGTCCGAGCAACGGACCCGTGATCTCGCGCGGGAGCTGGTGGCACGCGGCGGACGGCACGTCGACGAGTCGACTCCCTGCGCGGACGTCCGGCACGGCGACGGCATCCGCGTCCACGCGGTGCTCGCTCCGGTCTCGGTGCACGGGACGGCGCTCTCGATCCGGCTCCCGGAGGACGAACGGCCGACGATCGACCGGATGGCCGACAGCGGGTTCTTCCAGCGGGTCCCGCGTCGGGTCGTCGATCGAGCAGTGCACGAACGGCGGAACGTGCTCGTCACCGGGGCGACCGGCAGCGGGAAGACCACACTCCTGGCGGCGATGCTCGCGATGGTGCCGCCGGACGAACGGATCATCACCGTGGAGGACGTCGCCGAACTCCGGATCGACCACCCGCACGTGGTCGCTCTGGAGGCGCGTCAGGCCAATGCAGAAGGAGCGGGCGGGCTCGGACTCGAGCGGCTGCTCCGCGAAGCCCTCCGGATGCGCCCCGACCGCATCGTCGTGGGGGAGTGCCGGGGACCCGAGATCCGCGAGCTCACCTCGGCGCTCAACACGGGGCACGACGGAGGTGCGGGAACGGTGCACGCGAACGGGCTCACCGACGTCGCCGCCCGGCTCGAGGCGCTCGGGGCGTTGGCCGGGCTCGGCGCAGAGCCGTTGGCCCGCCAGGCGGCGAGTGCGTTCGACCTGGTGCTGCACGTCGAGCGGCGGCACGGCGTCCGCGCCCTTGCAGCGGTGGGACGGTTGGGTGTGGACCCGTCCGGTCGCCTCGAGGTCACGACGGTCGACGCGGTCCCGGGCACGGTCGGGTCTGGTCGACGGGCGCGAGTCGCGCCGGCCGCAGGCGTGACAGCCACCGGAGCCGGGGCGGGCAGGAGCGCGTGA
- the acs gene encoding acetate--CoA ligase produces MTIPQQADPQQADTPDEAATFPPSPEFVADAVADQGLHDAASSDRVAFWAEQSRALLDWRTPFTSTLDWSGAPFARWFADGELNVAENCLDRHVRAGNGDRVAIHFEGANGDTRRITYAELTADVQRAANMLQGLGVGQGDRVVVYLPLIPEAVVTMLAIARIGAIHSVVFGGFSAESLRARIEDAGAKVVVTADGGWRRGAVSPLKPAVDEALRGDGTDSVEHVLVVQRGGNDIAWTDRDRWWHDEFAAAAPEHEARAFPAETPLFILYTSGTTGKPKGIVHTSGGYLTQAAYTHKNVFDMHPEKDVYWCTADIGWITGHTYVVYGPLANGVTQVLYEGTPDEPKPGRWWDLVDAYGVTVLYTAPTAVRAAMKAGRQIPEARSLETLRLLGSVGEPINPEAWQWYRQVIGHDRTPIVDTWWQTETGAIMVSALPGVTKLKPGAAQTPLPGIVAEIVDDDGHRVDPGGSGYLTITEPWPSMARGIWGDDDRFVETYWSRFPGRYFAGDGARLDGQGDIWVQGRVDDVMNVSGHRLSTAEIESALVGHEGVAEAAVVGAADETTGQAVVAFVILTAEAAEGVDREAVSAELRSWVGKRIGPIAKPRQVVIVPELPKTRSGKIMRRLLRDAAEGRRIGDTTTLADPTVMATIAELM; encoded by the coding sequence ATGACGATTCCGCAGCAGGCCGATCCGCAGCAGGCCGACACCCCTGACGAGGCAGCGACCTTCCCACCGTCGCCGGAGTTCGTCGCGGACGCCGTCGCCGACCAGGGACTCCACGACGCCGCGAGCTCCGACCGCGTGGCGTTCTGGGCCGAGCAGTCCCGAGCGCTCCTCGACTGGCGGACGCCGTTCACGAGCACGCTCGACTGGTCCGGAGCGCCCTTCGCCCGGTGGTTCGCCGACGGCGAGCTCAACGTCGCCGAGAACTGCCTCGACCGCCACGTCCGTGCTGGGAACGGCGACCGCGTCGCGATCCACTTCGAGGGCGCGAACGGCGACACCCGACGGATCACGTACGCCGAACTGACCGCCGACGTGCAGCGCGCGGCCAACATGCTGCAGGGCCTGGGCGTCGGCCAGGGCGACCGGGTCGTGGTGTACCTCCCCCTCATCCCGGAGGCCGTGGTCACGATGCTCGCGATCGCCAGGATCGGCGCGATCCACTCCGTCGTCTTCGGCGGGTTCAGCGCCGAGAGCCTCCGTGCCCGGATCGAAGACGCCGGTGCCAAGGTCGTCGTGACGGCGGACGGCGGATGGCGTCGCGGCGCCGTGTCCCCGCTCAAGCCCGCCGTCGACGAAGCGCTCCGGGGCGACGGCACCGACAGCGTCGAGCACGTGCTCGTCGTGCAGCGCGGCGGCAACGACATCGCCTGGACCGATCGGGACCGGTGGTGGCACGACGAGTTCGCGGCGGCGGCCCCCGAGCACGAGGCTCGTGCGTTCCCCGCCGAGACCCCCTTGTTCATCCTGTACACCTCGGGGACGACCGGGAAGCCGAAGGGCATCGTCCACACCTCCGGCGGCTACCTCACCCAGGCCGCGTACACGCACAAGAACGTGTTCGACATGCACCCCGAGAAGGACGTCTACTGGTGCACCGCCGACATCGGCTGGATCACCGGACACACCTACGTCGTCTACGGCCCCCTTGCGAACGGCGTCACGCAGGTGCTCTACGAGGGCACGCCCGACGAGCCGAAGCCCGGTCGGTGGTGGGACCTCGTCGACGCCTACGGGGTGACGGTCCTCTACACGGCTCCGACCGCGGTCCGTGCCGCGATGAAGGCCGGCCGCCAGATCCCGGAGGCCCGGAGCCTCGAGACGCTCCGGCTCCTCGGCAGCGTCGGCGAACCGATCAACCCCGAGGCCTGGCAGTGGTACCGCCAGGTGATCGGCCACGACCGGACGCCGATCGTCGACACCTGGTGGCAGACCGAGACCGGCGCGATCATGGTCTCCGCCCTGCCCGGCGTCACGAAGCTCAAACCGGGCGCCGCCCAGACCCCGCTGCCCGGGATCGTCGCCGAGATCGTCGACGACGACGGACACCGCGTCGACCCCGGCGGCAGCGGCTACCTCACCATCACCGAGCCGTGGCCGTCGATGGCACGAGGCATCTGGGGCGACGACGACCGGTTCGTCGAGACGTACTGGTCGCGGTTCCCGGGCCGCTACTTCGCCGGCGACGGCGCACGGCTCGACGGGCAGGGCGACATCTGGGTGCAGGGTCGCGTCGACGACGTGATGAACGTCTCCGGCCACCGCCTGTCGACCGCCGAGATCGAGTCCGCGCTCGTCGGGCACGAGGGCGTGGCCGAGGCCGCGGTCGTCGGTGCCGCGGACGAGACGACCGGCCAGGCCGTGGTCGCCTTCGTCATCCTCACCGCCGAAGCGGCCGAGGGCGTCGACCGCGAGGCCGTCTCCGCCGAGCTCCGCTCGTGGGTCGGCAAGCGGATCGGTCCGATCGCGAAGCCCCGACAGGTCGTCATCGTCCCCGAGCTGCCGAAGACCCGGTCCGGCAAGATCATGCGGCGCCTCCTCCGCGACGCGGCCGAGGGGCGTCGCATCGGCGACACGACGACGCTCGCCGACCCGACGGTCATGGCGACCATCGCGGAGCTGATGTAG
- a CDS encoding metallophosphoesterase has translation MTRGRGALGVLAAGAAVGAATAAWGAVVERRRFGIRWETVPVLPAGSRDVTVLHLSDIHMAPWQADKQQWIRDLSLVEPDFIVNTGDNLGHATANAAVEYALEPFRGIPGAFVNGSNDHFAPSPRNPAKYLSGPSSLRPDAEPAKLDVDRQTAFFESLGWLDLNDHARAIEVRGSRFELFGTSDAHRDWDRLDLLPANVDEMRSEVPWSEDESGPSPVSIGVTHAPYRRVLDAFVTQGADIVFAGHTHGGQVAVPGFGALVTNSDLPRQYASGLHQWQNRTHWSWLNVSAGLGTSIYAPVRFAVRPEAVVVTLTART, from the coding sequence ATGACGCGCGGCCGCGGTGCTCTCGGCGTCCTCGCCGCCGGCGCCGCGGTCGGTGCGGCCACGGCCGCCTGGGGTGCCGTCGTGGAGCGCCGGCGGTTCGGCATCCGGTGGGAGACCGTCCCGGTCCTCCCCGCCGGCTCGCGGGACGTCACCGTGCTGCACCTGTCGGACATCCACATGGCCCCGTGGCAGGCCGACAAGCAGCAGTGGATCCGTGACCTCAGCCTGGTCGAGCCGGACTTCATCGTGAACACCGGTGACAATCTGGGACACGCGACCGCCAACGCCGCTGTCGAGTACGCCCTCGAGCCCTTCCGGGGCATCCCCGGGGCGTTCGTCAACGGATCGAACGACCACTTCGCACCGTCACCGCGCAACCCGGCGAAGTACCTGTCCGGGCCGAGCAGCCTACGCCCGGACGCCGAACCGGCGAAGCTCGACGTCGACCGGCAGACAGCGTTCTTCGAGTCCCTCGGCTGGCTCGACCTCAACGACCATGCTCGTGCGATCGAGGTCCGTGGGTCGCGGTTCGAACTCTTCGGGACCTCGGACGCGCACCGCGACTGGGACCGGCTCGACCTCCTGCCGGCCAACGTCGACGAGATGCGCTCGGAGGTGCCCTGGTCCGAGGACGAGAGCGGCCCCTCCCCCGTCTCGATCGGCGTCACGCACGCGCCCTACCGCCGCGTGCTCGACGCCTTCGTGACCCAGGGCGCGGACATCGTCTTCGCCGGGCACACGCACGGCGGCCAGGTGGCGGTCCCCGGGTTCGGCGCACTCGTGACGAACTCGGACCTGCCCCGGCAGTACGCGAGCGGGCTGCACCAGTGGCAGAACCGCACCCACTGGTCGTGGTTGAACGTGTCGGCGGGTCTCGGGACCTCGATCTACGCGCCCGTCCGGTTCGCCGTCCGTCCCGAAGCGGTCGTCGTCACCCTCACCGCCCGCACCTGA
- a CDS encoding transglycosylase domain-containing protein yields MSAQKTSARRTKPVSAVGAFVGFVGFSALAGLLVTIGVTPAIAVAGVTTTSTIGVFESLPEYIELGDLPQRNEVLAYSAGKPVHLATVYDQNRQELKYDQISDNLKNAAIDGEDKRFWDHGGVDMTSLVRAGVGTVAGGGLGDSGGGSTLTMQLVRNIKMQQALELPTQEERLKAYNEATKVSVSRKLEEMKLAIGLAKKYPKKDILTGYLNIAYFGDQTYGVQAAAQHYYGKNATDLSPAEAASILAIVQSPNTRNLSDPKYYDANVARRDVILKSMYAQEHIDKKQFDEAIASKPADYVKLTDPTQGCKAATGNGSQFFCDYAVQVVKEMSQLGSTQKQRDAAWRNGGYTIQTTLNLDLNGAQKELIDAYAPNTEARFALGGVLNSVEADTGRILTMAQNKNYNQLAACGSEGADPNACAPATDTGINYSVDRQYGGGEGFQTGSTFKPFTLLNWLQNGHGLGEIVNGTPRAFPTYTQCGSPVGVNYTPKNDAPGEGGNMTVENATYRSVNVSYVNMAQKLDYCEIRKTAESLGVHLAQPRATSAEFADDTSQKTTSSVKTNASFVLGTNYIAPLTMAAAYAGIANNGTFCRPIAIDNVTDADGKSLGGQPKDCTQAIDPQVAATAIYAMKKVLTIGTAPGARTPDGFDEFGKTGTTDEADQIWLVGSSTKVATVAWMGNTVGKQSLRYVYGPNGQYAGSRTALWRQAQTIANTQYPGGQFADPAPSSIRGNSVAVPNVQGQTPEAARAAIAGAGLTYVDGGVQAGGGTPGTVLSTNPAGGLQLSKGSSVTVYTTDGSQAAVPEVGGKELDDARSTLTQSGFGNVAVSGEYEKGDGKNECTVAAVEPGAGTVAGKDTGVTLKLYGNKNGKAPKDCR; encoded by the coding sequence ATGTCTGCCCAGAAGACGTCTGCCCGTCGGACCAAGCCCGTCTCCGCAGTCGGCGCCTTCGTCGGTTTCGTCGGTTTCAGCGCACTCGCCGGCCTGCTCGTCACCATCGGTGTCACGCCGGCCATCGCGGTCGCCGGAGTCACGACGACGTCGACGATCGGCGTGTTCGAGTCGCTGCCCGAGTACATCGAGCTCGGCGACCTGCCCCAGCGCAACGAGGTGCTGGCGTACTCGGCGGGCAAGCCCGTGCACCTGGCGACGGTCTACGACCAGAACCGTCAGGAACTCAAGTACGACCAGATCAGCGACAACCTCAAGAACGCCGCCATCGACGGCGAGGACAAGCGCTTCTGGGACCACGGCGGCGTCGACATGACGTCGCTCGTCCGTGCCGGTGTCGGCACCGTCGCGGGCGGTGGCCTGGGCGACTCCGGCGGTGGCTCGACGCTCACCATGCAGCTGGTCCGCAACATCAAGATGCAGCAGGCGCTGGAGCTCCCGACGCAGGAAGAGCGTCTCAAGGCCTACAACGAAGCCACGAAGGTCTCGGTCTCCCGCAAGCTCGAGGAGATGAAGCTCGCGATCGGACTCGCCAAGAAGTACCCGAAGAAGGACATCCTGACCGGGTACCTCAACATCGCGTACTTCGGCGACCAGACCTACGGCGTGCAGGCAGCCGCGCAGCACTACTACGGCAAGAACGCCACCGACCTCTCCCCGGCCGAGGCCGCGTCGATCCTCGCGATCGTGCAGTCGCCGAACACCCGCAACCTGTCGGACCCGAAGTACTACGACGCGAACGTCGCCCGTCGTGACGTGATCCTCAAGTCGATGTACGCGCAGGAGCACATCGACAAGAAGCAGTTCGACGAGGCCATCGCCTCGAAGCCCGCCGACTACGTGAAGCTCACGGACCCGACCCAGGGGTGCAAGGCCGCCACGGGCAACGGCTCGCAGTTCTTCTGCGACTACGCCGTGCAGGTCGTCAAGGAGATGTCCCAGCTGGGCTCGACGCAGAAGCAGCGTGACGCCGCCTGGCGCAACGGCGGCTACACGATCCAGACCACGCTGAACCTCGACCTCAACGGGGCACAGAAGGAACTGATCGACGCCTACGCCCCGAACACCGAGGCGCGGTTCGCCCTGGGTGGTGTCCTCAACTCGGTCGAGGCCGACACCGGCCGCATCCTCACGATGGCGCAGAACAAGAACTACAACCAGCTCGCAGCCTGCGGTTCCGAAGGCGCCGACCCCAACGCCTGCGCCCCGGCGACGGACACCGGCATCAACTACAGCGTCGATCGGCAGTACGGCGGCGGCGAGGGCTTCCAGACCGGTTCGACGTTCAAGCCCTTCACACTCCTCAACTGGCTGCAGAACGGTCACGGACTGGGCGAGATCGTCAACGGCACCCCCCGCGCCTTCCCGACCTACACGCAGTGCGGCAGCCCGGTCGGCGTCAACTACACCCCGAAGAACGACGCACCCGGCGAAGGCGGCAACATGACCGTCGAGAACGCGACCTACCGGTCGGTGAACGTCTCGTACGTGAACATGGCGCAGAAGCTCGACTACTGCGAGATCCGGAAGACCGCCGAGTCGCTCGGTGTCCACCTCGCGCAGCCGCGTGCGACCTCGGCCGAGTTCGCGGACGACACTTCGCAGAAGACCACGAGCTCCGTCAAGACGAACGCCTCCTTCGTGCTCGGGACGAACTACATCGCGCCGCTCACCATGGCCGCGGCGTACGCGGGCATCGCCAACAACGGCACGTTCTGCCGACCGATCGCGATCGACAACGTCACGGACGCGGACGGCAAGTCGCTCGGTGGTCAGCCCAAGGACTGCACGCAGGCCATCGACCCGCAGGTCGCCGCGACGGCGATCTACGCGATGAAGAAGGTCCTGACGATCGGGACGGCGCCGGGTGCTCGCACGCCCGACGGTTTCGACGAATTCGGCAAGACCGGTACGACGGACGAGGCCGACCAGATCTGGCTCGTCGGGAGTTCCACGAAGGTCGCCACGGTCGCGTGGATGGGCAACACGGTCGGCAAGCAGAGCCTCCGCTACGTCTACGGCCCCAACGGGCAGTACGCGGGCTCCCGCACCGCGCTCTGGCGCCAGGCCCAGACGATCGCGAACACGCAGTACCCGGGCGGCCAGTTCGCCGACCCCGCCCCCTCGTCGATCCGCGGCAACAGCGTCGCGGTCCCGAACGTGCAGGGGCAGACGCCAGAGGCCGCTCGCGCCGCCATCGCCGGTGCCGGCCTGACCTACGTCGACGGCGGCGTCCAGGCCGGCGGCGGGACGCCCGGCACGGTCCTCTCGACCAACCCGGCCGGGGGCCTCCAGCTCTCGAAGGGCTCGAGCGTGACCGTCTACACCACGGACGGCTCGCAGGCGGCGGTGCCCGAGGTCGGCGGCAAGGAGTTGGACGACGCCCGCTCGACCCTCACCCAGTCCGGCTTCGGCAACGTGGCGGTCTCCGGCGAGTACGAGAAGGGCGACGGCAAGAACGAGTGCACCGTCGCAGCCGTCGAGCCCGGAGCCGGGACGGTGGCCGGCAAGGACACCGGCGTGACACTCAAGCTCTACGGCAACAAGAACGGCAAGGCGCCGAAGGACTGCCGATGA
- a CDS encoding thymidine kinase has product MAKLYFRFGAMNSGKSTGLLQAAYNYEERGQRVLLAKPSVDTKGDREIVSRLGVTRTVDVVLSADADVRAAVADAGATDPASDRLDGMVRPVSCVLVDEAQFLTPRQVDDLLRIAVLDDIPVLAYGIRTDFRTEAFPGSRRLLEVAHSLEELKTICRCGRKAVFNARKVDGRFVFDGSQVAIDGVDVEYESLCANCYLTESGGRLDGETGR; this is encoded by the coding sequence GTGGCAAAGCTCTACTTCCGCTTCGGCGCGATGAACAGCGGCAAGAGCACCGGGCTCCTGCAGGCTGCGTACAACTACGAGGAGCGGGGGCAGCGCGTCCTGCTCGCGAAACCCAGCGTCGACACCAAGGGCGACCGTGAGATCGTGTCACGGCTCGGGGTGACCCGCACCGTGGACGTCGTGCTGTCCGCCGACGCGGACGTCCGCGCCGCCGTCGCCGACGCGGGTGCGACCGACCCGGCGTCAGACCGGCTGGACGGCATGGTCCGTCCGGTGAGCTGCGTGCTCGTCGACGAGGCGCAGTTCCTCACCCCGCGGCAGGTCGACGACCTGCTGCGCATCGCCGTCCTCGACGACATCCCGGTCCTCGCGTACGGCATCCGCACCGACTTCCGGACCGAGGCGTTCCCGGGGAGCCGACGTCTCCTCGAGGTCGCGCACTCCCTCGAGGAGCTCAAGACCATCTGCCGGTGTGGCCGCAAGGCCGTGTTCAACGCGCGGAAGGTCGACGGACGGTTCGTGTTCGACGGGTCACAGGTCGCGATCGACGGCGTCGACGTCGAGTACGAGTCCCTCTGCGCCAACTGTTACCTCACCGAGTCGGGCGGTCGGTTGGACGGCGAGACCGGGCGCTGA
- a CDS encoding RidA family protein, with translation MSVAARLLELGVTVPAVAAPVAAYVPAVVSGAHVFTAGQLPFVDGALPVTGKVGAEVDAETATAQARQAALNALAAVESVAGSLDRVARVVKVTVFVASDPSFTRQPGVANGASQLVGDVFGEAGVHARSAVGVAVLPLDAPVEVELVVELRD, from the coding sequence GTGAGCGTCGCGGCCCGTCTGCTCGAGCTGGGCGTCACGGTGCCGGCGGTCGCGGCCCCGGTGGCCGCGTACGTCCCCGCCGTGGTCTCCGGCGCGCACGTCTTCACGGCGGGGCAGCTGCCCTTCGTCGACGGCGCGCTGCCGGTGACGGGCAAGGTCGGGGCCGAGGTCGACGCCGAGACCGCGACCGCCCAGGCCCGGCAGGCAGCTCTCAACGCCCTCGCCGCGGTCGAGAGCGTGGCCGGCTCGCTGGACCGCGTCGCTCGGGTGGTCAAGGTGACGGTGTTCGTCGCCTCGGACCCGTCGTTCACCCGGCAACCCGGCGTCGCCAACGGCGCCTCGCAGCTCGTCGGGGACGTCTTCGGCGAGGCCGGCGTCCACGCCCGCAGCGCGGTGGGCGTCGCCGTGCTCCCGCTCGACGCCCCCGTCGAGGTCGAGCTGGTCGTCGAGCTGAGGGACTGA
- a CDS encoding response regulator encodes MTSTDPTRFPEGGPAMPTPGSRRVRLAILDDHEVLLDSLSSWIAVNAFDFDLALTAHTWLEMVHSDSFPTDLVFLDFQLKEPVSIEARVRTCRAAGAKVIVLSSVDARESRDRSLAAGAAAFLSKSLPMREVMDIAREVMGVARETPAQREWRPLPTGASAHQRPKLSHGEEEALRLYVSGYSTNEVAAQMNVQYETAKTYLRRVREKYAKVGRPASKKSDLIRRAAEDGFLA; translated from the coding sequence ATGACCAGCACTGACCCGACCCGGTTCCCGGAGGGCGGTCCCGCCATGCCGACCCCGGGTTCCCGCCGGGTGCGCTTGGCCATCCTCGACGACCACGAGGTCCTGCTCGACAGCCTGTCGAGCTGGATCGCGGTGAACGCCTTCGACTTCGACCTGGCACTCACCGCGCACACCTGGCTCGAGATGGTGCACAGCGACAGCTTCCCGACCGACCTGGTGTTCCTCGACTTCCAGCTCAAGGAGCCGGTGTCGATCGAGGCCCGCGTCCGGACCTGCCGAGCGGCCGGGGCGAAGGTGATCGTGCTCTCCAGCGTCGACGCCCGTGAGTCCCGCGACCGGTCCCTGGCGGCCGGTGCAGCGGCGTTCCTGTCGAAGTCCCTGCCGATGCGCGAGGTCATGGACATCGCGCGCGAGGTCATGGGCGTCGCTCGCGAGACGCCGGCACAGCGGGAGTGGCGGCCGCTGCCCACCGGTGCCAGTGCGCACCAGCGTCCGAAGCTCAGTCACGGTGAGGAAGAGGCGCTCCGTCTCTACGTGTCCGGCTACTCGACGAACGAGGTCGCCGCGCAGATGAACGTGCAGTACGAGACCGCGAAGACGTACCTCCGGCGCGTCCGCGAGAAGTACGCCAAGGTCGGCCGGCCGGCGTCGAAGAAGTCGGACCTCATCCGTCGTGCGGCGGAGGACGGGTTCCTCGCCTAG
- a CDS encoding LLM class flavin-dependent oxidoreductase codes for MSDAPLHLSVLDLATREYGQSNTEALQGSIDMAVRAEQLGYERFWVAEHHGMPGITSSAPAVLLSAVGAATSTIRIGSGGVMLPNHAPLVVAEQFGTLRALYGDRVDLGIGRAPGTDGATAMALRRTDRLDVDDFPQQLADLVGFFTGMEESNPLSRIRAVPGYGDVPEFWLLGSSGYSAQVAGALGIPFAFAHHFASDNTEAALALYHQAFRPSRFRSEPLVLIGVQVVTDEDPGVVEEQSAPGMISFIRMRQGAKPEPVSMEEARAYEFSDLERRFIAARTERQAYGSREQVAVKINELVESTGADGVIVAPGAAQARYRHQALEVVAGLHAEGRLVRPGVAVG; via the coding sequence ATGAGCGACGCACCCCTGCACCTTTCCGTCCTCGACCTCGCCACGCGCGAGTACGGCCAATCGAACACCGAAGCCCTGCAGGGCTCGATCGACATGGCCGTCCGCGCAGAACAGCTCGGCTACGAGCGCTTCTGGGTCGCCGAACACCACGGCATGCCCGGGATCACCTCGTCGGCGCCGGCGGTCCTGCTCAGCGCCGTCGGGGCGGCGACCTCCACCATCCGCATCGGCTCCGGCGGCGTCATGCTGCCGAACCACGCGCCGCTCGTCGTCGCCGAGCAGTTCGGCACCCTCCGCGCGCTGTACGGCGACCGGGTCGACCTCGGCATCGGTCGCGCCCCCGGAACCGACGGGGCGACCGCGATGGCCCTGCGCCGCACCGACCGGCTCGACGTCGACGACTTCCCGCAGCAGCTCGCCGACCTGGTCGGCTTCTTCACCGGCATGGAGGAGTCGAACCCACTGTCCCGCATCCGAGCCGTGCCCGGGTACGGCGACGTGCCGGAGTTCTGGCTGCTCGGTTCCTCGGGCTACAGCGCGCAGGTCGCCGGAGCCCTGGGCATCCCGTTCGCGTTCGCCCACCACTTCGCGTCGGACAACACCGAGGCGGCCCTCGCCCTGTACCACCAGGCGTTCCGGCCGTCTCGCTTCCGCTCCGAGCCGCTTGTGCTCATCGGCGTGCAGGTCGTCACGGACGAGGACCCGGGCGTCGTGGAGGAGCAGAGCGCACCCGGCATGATCTCGTTCATCCGCATGCGCCAGGGGGCGAAGCCCGAGCCGGTGTCGATGGAGGAGGCCCGTGCGTACGAGTTCTCGGACCTCGAGCGTCGGTTCATCGCTGCTCGGACCGAGCGCCAGGCGTACGGGTCTCGGGAGCAGGTGGCGGTGAAGATCAACGAGCTCGTCGAGTCGACCGGTGCCGACGGCGTCATCGTCGCTCCGGGGGCGGCACAGGCCCGCTACCGGCACCAGGCGCTCGAGGTGGTGGCCGGCCTCCACGCCGAGGGACGGCTCGTCCGGCCCGGCGTCGCGGTCGGGTAG
- a CDS encoding type II secretion system F family protein produces the protein MPGSRTTGDGATGVARVLDRVAVLVAAGVPPPRAWALVTGGSDPVGGPASAPASAGAVPGDTSFGRDVQGVLAVAARTGAPVAPALRALAASLRDTAQAERSVRVALAGPRASARVVLALPVLGVLLGSVWGVDAIGVLIGGPIGRGCLTAATLLVAVGHRWTGRLVAAATGAPTVPGLLLDVWAIAVSGGGAWKDAAATVDAVFAGRTWPADDRARLAETLALAERAGVPAAELLRACALDRRADAAAEGIARAERLGVRLVLPLGVCVLPAFVLVGVVPVVLGILSSTSAVIG, from the coding sequence ATGCCCGGCAGCCGGACGACCGGCGACGGGGCGACCGGTGTGGCGCGAGTGCTCGACCGCGTCGCCGTCCTGGTCGCCGCAGGCGTCCCGCCTCCCCGGGCCTGGGCGCTTGTGACCGGCGGGTCGGACCCGGTGGGAGGTCCGGCGAGCGCGCCCGCGAGCGCGGGTGCCGTGCCGGGTGACACCTCGTTCGGCCGCGACGTCCAGGGGGTGCTCGCCGTGGCAGCCCGGACCGGCGCACCGGTCGCCCCGGCGCTGCGCGCGCTCGCCGCCTCCCTCCGCGACACCGCGCAGGCCGAGCGGTCGGTCCGGGTCGCGTTGGCCGGACCGCGGGCGAGCGCACGCGTGGTCCTGGCACTCCCGGTGCTCGGCGTGCTGCTGGGCTCGGTGTGGGGAGTCGATGCGATCGGCGTGCTCATCGGTGGCCCCATCGGTCGGGGCTGTCTCACCGCCGCGACGTTGCTCGTCGCGGTCGGGCACCGGTGGACGGGGCGACTCGTGGCAGCGGCGACCGGTGCGCCGACGGTGCCGGGGCTGCTGCTCGACGTCTGGGCGATCGCGGTCTCCGGCGGTGGTGCCTGGAAGGACGCCGCCGCGACCGTCGACGCGGTCTTCGCCGGTCGCACCTGGCCGGCGGACGACCGTGCCCGACTCGCGGAGACCCTGGCTCTCGCCGAACGAGCCGGAGTCCCGGCGGCGGAGCTGCTCCGGGCCTGCGCGCTGGACCGTCGTGCGGACGCTGCCGCCGAGGGCATCGCGCGAGCGGAGCGCCTCGGGGTGCGGCTCGTGCTGCCGCTCGGCGTATGCGTCCTGCCCGCGTTCGTGCTGGTCGGGGTGGTGCCCG